One genomic window of Motacilla alba alba isolate MOTALB_02 chromosome 3, Motacilla_alba_V1.0_pri, whole genome shotgun sequence includes the following:
- the ZNF292 gene encoding zinc finger protein 292 isoform X2 has protein sequence MICNLESDGDEKSALILCAAFLSRQLQQGEMYCAWELTLFWSKLQQRVEPSIQVYLERCRQLSVLTKTVYHIFFLIKVINSEIDGAGLATCIELCVKALRLESSENADVKISICKTISCLLPDDLEVKRACQLSEFLLEPTVDAYYAVEMLYNQPDQKYDEENLPIPNSLRCELLLVLKTQWPFDPEFWDWKTLKRQCLALMGEEASIVSSIDELNDSEVYEKVEDGQEDSKEASLNGLAGIDEATSLLRGIRDEKQKKREIKKLRERGFISARFRNWQAYMQYCVLCDKEFLGHRIVRHAQKHYKDGIYSCPICAQNFNSKENFVPHVTLHVKKSSKERLAAMKPLRRLGRPPKIATANENQKTNSVSKQEQRPIKKNSLYSTDFIVFNDNDGSDDENDDKDKPYIPEIVPVQKPPPVNEFTCPVTLCKKGFKYFKNLIAHAKGHKDNEEAKRFLEMQSKKVICQYCRRHFVSVTHLNDHLQMHCGSKPYICIQMKCKAGFNSYAELLTHRREHQVFRAKCMFPKCGRVFSEAYLLYDHEAQHYNTYTCRVTGCGKVYRSQNELEKHVEDHNKQSEKEEQPENQTNQTDLSQPSKANESTDGVAVKEELTSPPAENRSSFNEGENVWNQIKAEPVGNEGVNASVSVLQQSNSLPNAGSEHSPMGSVKTEEAVPAGSIKLSVVNQKIRDNFVKRGKLAATASKVDTTKPGVQQLCPAVDSCLPVFQERKEEGCLSQTQNVQTVSVTSDTLKPEALESKSLERQVSIVNPFSMQNQTGYRNGVPISKLEIEDSIKAAANLYNLPLKTLESIAFIPSQPNINSSLVPAVSPAAPVQKFNCQVEGCTRTYNSSQSIGKHMKAAHPDEYAAFKMQRKNKKPRKSSNLQNVPNDGKVVYLMPSQVGNPNGAAFTAQNKSNLNPTCSSQVQHVSSTLFPTHLENLANPMLPMVESVINPNLSARIKSEPESVLCSQMENLSAATLPSQLDDLAKTVMPLNIDGGSDPFLPLPAENGPMSLFPSSAENPPNSVFSQLENNTNSFSLQLEGNTNSTFPKEESVDQIFPSQLNNENNFNETSSQHPASEKVKKDRGRGSNGKERKPKHNKRAKWPAIIRDGKFICSRCFRVFTNPRSLGGHLSKRSYCKPLEGSEISPEALQANGQSLLASMILSSNSLNLQQPQESAFNPEACFKDPSFLQLLAAENRSALQTMFPRAGVTNFNTSGNEEGNQIIKQALETAGIPSSFDNTEALPRVVTTSCVSGTTQINAAVLPSSATPSLLQTVCNPSALLTDQNRTLNAKIPPLNECKTLPVFATEDLMLKTVENGLCPSSYSNTVAAAQNFAGNSSRVSVISSPKNSGSSNLNKKGTSSSKRKRKTPTPLLVPSTSQKLAVNNATVMGLLTKSTEGNMQIQGESFQSNLLANCGSQTVVENLAQKLSNVDNQLFMASIKDNFKTNLEARTVLPPLTVKTENGDSQMMPANSCVPANSEKQISQDSVMQNFEKTLEIIKTAMNSQMLEVKTEIQDTVAASGQNLQVNNTQAASDNSAHSVKLPTSTQFTLHTGNVTAAKDSSAQAEIPQKDDTQMSEILEGLQKLKLEDDSPIPISETVSQCPPADKLAPAVPVVSLENKPFIQLSPEASNIQFSDRVNKPFVCQNPGCSYSAMTKDALFKHYGKIHQYTAEMILEIKKHQLKYAPFKCVVATCPKTFTRNSNLRAHCQLVHHFTTEEMVKLKIKRPYGRRSQNETVNTAPQPVEIKTVQTLVIENKTVAPLVKEIQMKEAVEPVKVLEKLLPENNIPERLEKPPQVVSVPLEQHNPASFDSTQEQARVRKARKHRKEKEERNGRKPVAKSLEFPTRYSPYRPYRCVHQGCFAAFTIQQNLILHYQAVHKSDLPAFSAEVEEENEQGREEREEVETKPAVREFRCEVNDCSRIFQEVTSLIQHYMKLHDMTPEQIGSMKSPPEVGRFFCDQSQCKSSFTAYLNYVVHLETEHSVEIKPNKVEDDGMFKCDCEGCDRIYATRSNLLRHIFNKHNDRHKDHLIRPRRLTPGQENISSKANQEKPLKSKQRGLKNRSGREGNRLSVKTKRKKNVNLENKNSKGIQVQENKAYSLKRGKYVYLIKARNDALSECTSRFITQYPCMIKGCSSVVTSESNIIRHYKCHKLSKAFTSQHRNLLIVSKKHSVSQVKEASCEQEETDKKTDVKEPEPSLTVSNNDSSTTTLSQKETEKGEKDEVDELTELFITKLINEDSSTAENQAKISSSVNSDLQETSSCPSEKQKSNNLKRANKEKNVSQSKRKRAEKKEEALPSGVSSLHKEEETAVAIQTAEEQPAAFDWSSFKPMGFEVSFLKFLEESAVKQKKNSEREYHSSGTKKGSHSNSRKASEKAPVASDSVSWSCSETETLVLFANPSRLPCGDNVKIVLDKTLKDCTEHVLKQLQEMRPVVSLRKLEGRWEDNPEVIAAKVIVLGTEEGESKY, from the exons ATGATCTGTAACCTGGAATCTGATGGAGATGAAAAAAGTGCTCTAATTCTATGTGCAGCATTTCTATCTCGCCAGCTGCAGCAAGGGGAGATGTACTGTGCCTG GGAACTGACTCTTTTCTGGAGTAAACTGCAGCAAAGGGTAGAGCCTTCTATTCAAGTGTATCTAGAGAGATGTCGTCAACTTTCTGTGTTAACTAAGACTGTTTatcacattttcttcctgattaaagtaattaattcaGAG ATTGATGGTGCTGGACTTGCAACGTGCATTGAACTGTGTGTGAAAGCATTGCGCTTGGAATCCAGTGAAAATGCAGATGTCAAGATATCTATTTGCAAGACTATCTCCTGCTTACTTCCAGATGATTTGGAGGTGAAACGTGCTTGTCAGCTGAGTGAATTTCTGCTGGAACCCACTGTGGATGCATATTATGCTGTTGAAATGCTATATAATCAGCCTGACCAGAAGTATGATGAAGAAAATCTTCCAATACCAAATTCTTTGCGCTGTGAGCTCTTACTTGTACTGAAAACTCAGTGGCCTTTTGATCCAGAGTTCTGGGACTGGAAAACTCTAAAGCGTCAGTGTCTGGCACTTATGGGAGAGGAGGCATCCATCGTGTCATCCATAGATGAACTAAATGATAGTGAAGTTTATGAGAAGGTTGAGGATGGCCAAGAAGACAGTAAAGAAGCTTCTCTGAATGGGCTTGCTGGCATTGATGAGGCTACCAGCCTTCTTAGGGGTATCagagatgaaaagcagaaaaagagagaaatcaaAAAACTCAGAGAGAGGGGGTTCATATCAGCTAGATTTAGGAACTGGCAAGCTTACATGCAGTATTGTGTGTTATGTGACAAGGAATTCCTAGGTCATAGAATAGTCAGACATGCACAGAAACATTATAAAGATGGAATTTACAGTTGCCCTATTTGTGCccaaaattttaattctaaagaaaattttgttcCCCATGTAACTTTGCATGTGAAAAAATCTAGCAAAGAGAGATTGGCTGCTATGAAACCACTGAGGCGGCTGGGAAGACCTCCTAAAATAGCAACTGCCAATGAGAATCAGAAAACTAATTCTGTATCCAAACAGGAGCAGCGACCCATTAAGAAGAACAGCCTCTATTCAACAGACTTCATTGTGTTTAATGATAACGATGGTTCAGATGATGAAAACGATGACAAAGATAAACCTTACATACCGGAGATAGTGCCGGTTCAAAAACCTCCCCCTGTTAATGAATTCACCTGCCCTGTAACACTTTGTAAAAAaggctttaaatattttaaaaatctaatagCACACGCAAAGGGCCATAAAGATAATGAAGAAGCTAAACGTTTTCTTGAAATGCAGAGCAAAAAAGTGATTTGCCAGTACTGTAGACGACATTTTGTAAGTGTTACTCACCTGAATGATCATTTACAGATGCACTGTGGCAGCAAGCCTTATATCTGCATACAGATGAAGTGTAAGGCTGGCTTTAACAGTTACGCTGAGCTGCTGACCCATAGGAGAGAGCATCAAGTCTTCAGAGCTAAGTGTATGTTTCCCAAATGTGGCAGAGTGTTTTCTGAAGCCTATTTACTCTATGATCACGAAGCACAACACTATAATACCTATACCTGCAGAGTCACAGGCTGTGGGAAGGTGTACCGCTCACAGAACGAACTGGAGAAGCATGTGGAGGATCACAACAAGCAGTCTGAAAAAGAAGAGCAGCCTGAAAACCAAACTAACCAAACTGATCTTAGTCAGCCTTCTAAAGCTAATGAAAGTACTGATGGAGTTGCAGTTAAAGAGGAATTGACATCTCCTCCAGCTGAAAACCGAAGCAGCTTCAATGAAGGAGAAAACGTCTGGAACCAAATCAAAGCAGAACCAGTAGGGAATGAAGGTGTAAATGCATCCGTGAGTGTACTGCAGCAAAGCAATTCCTTGCCTAATGCTGGTTCAGAGCACTCCCCTATGGGTTCAGTAAAAACGGAAGAAGCagttccagcaggcagcattaAGCTGTCCGTTGTTAACCAGAAGATCCGAGATAACTTTGTAAAAAGAGGTAAATTGGCTGCTACTGCCAGTAAAGTGGATACTACTAAACCTGGAGTCCAGCAGTTGTGCCCAGCAGTTGACTCTTGTCTTCCAGTTTTCcaagagagaaaggaggaaggcTGTCTCAGTCAGACTCAGAATGTTCAAACTGTTTCTGTGACCTCAGACACATTAAAACCAGAAGCCCTTGAATCAAAAAGCTTAGAAAGACAAGTGAGCATTGTAAATCCATTCAGCATGCAGAATCAGACGGGGTATCGAAACGGTGTACCCATTTCCAAACTTGAAATTGAAGACAGTATTAAAGCTGCAGCTAATCTGTATAACCTGCCTTTAAAAACTTTAGAAAGTATTGCATTTATTCCATCACAGCCTAACATAAATAGCTCTTTAGTTCCAGCTGTgtcaccagcagccccagttcAGAAATTTAATTGTCAGGTTGAGGGGTGTACTCGAACATACAATTCGTCACAGAGCATTGGCAAACACATGAAGGCAGCCCACCCTGATGAatatgctgcttttaaaatgcagcgtaaaaataagaaaccacggaaatccagcaatcTGCAAAATGTGCCGAACGATGGGAAGGTTGTATATCTTATGCCATCACAGGTGGGCAATCCCAATGGTGCTGCTTTTACTGCACAGAACAAATCAAATTTGAATCCCACCTGTTCCAGTCAAGTGCAGCATGTCTCAAGTACTCTTTTCCCAACCCACCTAGAAAATCTGGCGAATCCTATGTTGCCTATGGTGGAAAGTGTCATAAATCCAAATTTGTCTGCTCGTATAAAAAGTGAGCCTGAGAGTGTTTTGTGTTCACAAATGGAAAATTTGTCTGCTGCAACCTTACCTTCCCAGTTGGATGATCTGGCAAAAACAGTTATGCCTCTGAATATTGATGGCGGTTCAgatccttttcttcctttgcctgCGGAAAATGGTCCAATGTCTCTATTTCCTTCATCAGCAGAGAATCCTCCAAATTCAGTCTTCTCACAACTGGAAAATAACACAAATAGCTTTTCTTTGCAGCTAGAAGGAAACACTAACTCTACCTTCCCAAAAGAGGAGAGTGTTGATCAAATATTTCCCTCACAAttgaataatgaaaataacttCAATGAAACTAGTTCTCAGCACCCAGCTTCAGAAAAGGTCAAAAAAGATCGTGGCAGGGGCTcaaatgggaaagaaaggaagccAAAGCACAACAAACGAGCAAAGTGGCCAGCAATAATTAGAGATGGCAAATTTATCTGTAGCAGGTGTTTCAGAGTTTTTACTAATCCTAGATCACTTGGTGGTCACTTATCTAAGAGGTCTTACTGTAAGCCTCTTGAAGGATCAGAAATTTCTCCAGAAGCTCTGCAGGCTAATGGACAATCTTTGCTTGCCAGTATGATTCTTTCTTCAAATTCATTAAACCTGCAGCAACCTCAGGAGTCTGCCTTCAATCCAGAGGCCTGTTTTAAAGATCCATCATTCCTCCAGTTACTTGCAGCTGAAAATCGTTCTGCACTGCAGACTATGTTTCCACGGGCCGGTGTGACTAACTTTAACACTAGTGGGAATGAGGAAGGTAATCAAATTATAAAGCAAGCCTTGGAAACTGCAGGCATCCCGAGTAGCTTTGATAACACAGAAGCACTTCCACGTGTGGTTACAACAAGTTGTGTCTCTGGTACCACTCAGATAAATGCAGCCGTtctccccagctcagccacGCCCTCTCTGCTGCAGACAGTCTGTAACCCCAGTGCCCTGCTGACAGACCAAAACAGGACCCTCAATGCCAAAATTCCTCCACTAAATGAATGCAAGACTTTGCCTGTTTTTGCAACAGAGGACTTAATGCTAAAGACCGTTGAAAATGGCTTGTGTCCTAGCTCATATTCTAACACTgttgcagcagcacaaaactTTGCAGGGAACAGTTCACGAGTTTCAGTTATAAGTAGTCCCAAGAATTCGGGATCAAGCAACTTGAATAAGAAGGGAACCAGCTCCtcaaagaggaagagaaaaacacctACACCCCTGCTTGTGCCCAGTACATCACAGAAATTAGCAGTAAACAATGCAACAGTAATGGGACTTCTAACCAAAAGCACTGAAGGAAACATGCAAATACAGGGAGAAAGTTTTCAGTCCAACTTGCTGGCAAATTGTGGCTCTCAAACAGTGGTGGAAAACCTTGCACAGAAACTTAGTAATGTTGACAATCAATTATTCATGGCCAGTATCAAagataatttcaaaacaaaccTTGAGGCTCGTACAGTTCTGCCCCCTTTAAcagtaaaaactgaaaatgggGATTCCCAAATGATGCCTGCAAATTCTTGTGTGCCGGCAAATTCGGAGAAACAGATTTCACAGGACAGTGTTATGCAGAACTTCGAAAAAACCctggaaataattaaaactgCTATGAATTCACAGATGCTTGAggtgaaaactgaaattcaggATACTGTTGCTGCTTCAGGACAGAACTTGCAAGTAAATAACACCCAGGCTGCTTCAGATAATTCTGCACACAGTGTAAAATTACCCACTTCTACACAGTTTACTCTGCACACAGGGAATGTTACTGCTGCAAAGGATAGCTCTGCACAGGCTGAGATACCTCAAAAGGATGATACTCAAATGTCAGAAATTTTGGAAGGCTTGCAAAAACTGAAGCTAGAAGATGATTCTCCCATTCCAATCTCTGAGACTGTTTCTCAGTGTCCTCCAGCAGATAAGCTAGCACCAGCAGTTCCTGTTGTATCACTTGAAAATAAACCCTTCATCCAGCTATCTCCTGAGGCAAGTAACATTCAATTTAGTGATAGAGTTAATAAACCTTTTGTATGTCAGAATCCTGGCTGCAGTTACAGTGCTATGACAAAAGACGCATTATTTAAACACTATGGCAAGATCCATCAGTACACTGCAGAAATGATactagaaataaagaaacatcAGCTGAAGTATGCCCCATTCAAATGTGTTGTAGCTACCTGTCCAAAAACATTCACAAGAAACTCTAATCTCCGAGCACACTGTCAGCTTGTACATCATTTCACAACAGAGGAGatggtaaaattaaaaattaagaggCCTTATGGCAGAAGATCTCAAAATGAAACTGTAAACACAGCCCCACAACCTGTTGAAATAAAAACTGTGCAGACACTAGtaatagaaaacaaaactgtagCTCCATTGGTCAAAGAAATTCAGATGAAGGAAGCTGTAGAGCCTGTAAAAGTATTGGAAAAACTTCTACCAGAAAATAATATTCCTGAAAGACTGGAAAAACCTCCCCAGGTGGTTTCTGTTCCACTGGAGCAGCATAATCCAGCATCTTTTGATAGTACGCAGGAGCAAGCCAGAGTACGCAAGGCTAGgaagcacaggaaggaaaaggaggagaggaatgGTAGGAAGCCCGTAGCAAAATCTCTGGAGTTTCCCACTAGGTACAGCCCTTACAGACCCTACCGGTGCGTCCATCAGGGCTGCTTTGCGGCTTTCACAATACAACAAAACCTAATTCTTCATTACCAGGCTGTGCACAAATCAGACCTCcctgctttctctgctgaagtggaggaggaaaatgagcaAGGCAGAGAGGAACGTGAGGAGGTGGAAACCAAACCTGCTGTCAGAGAGTTCAGGTGTGAGGTGAATGACTGCTCTCGTATCTTCCAGGAAGTTACCAGCTTGATACAGCATTATATGAAACTTCATGACATGACCCCAGAGCAAATTGGAAGCATGAAATCACCTCCAGAGGTGGGAAGGTTTTTTTGTGACCAGTCTCAGTGTAAGTCTTCATTTACAGCGTATCTTAATTATGTTGTGCATCTTGAGACAGAGCACAGTGTTGAGATAAAGCCAAACAAGGTAGAAGATGACGGCATGTTCAAGTGTGACTGTGAGGGCTGTGACCGTATTTACGCTACTAGGTCTAACCTCTTGAGGCATATTTTTAACAAACACAATGACAGGCATAAAGATCATCTAATAAGACCCAGGAGGCTGACACCAGgccaggaaaacatttcaagcAAAGCAAATCAGGAGAAACCGTTGAAGTCTAAACAGAGAGGACTCAAAAACAGATCGGGAAGAGAGGGTAACAGGCTGTCAGTGAAAACAAAACGGAAGAAGAATGTGAACTTGGAAAATAAGAACTCAAAAGGAATACAAGTTCAGGAAAATAAGGCTTATTCACTGAAACGTGGCAAGTACGTGTATTTAATAAAGGCCAGAAACGATGCCTTGTCGGAATGTACAAGCAGGTTCATAACTCAGTATCCATGTATGATAAAGGGGTGTTCATCCGTAGTCACAAGCGAAAGTAACATAATAAGGCATTATAAATGTCACAAACTGTCCAAAGCTTTTACTTCCCAACACAGAAATCTTCTTATTGTATCTAAAAAACACTCTGTCTCCCAAGTAAAGGAAGCCTCTTGTGAGCAGGAGGAAACTGATAAAAAAACTGATGTGAAAGAGCCTGAACCGAGTTTGACAGTGAGCAATAATGATTCAAGCACAACTACCTTATcacaaaaagaaactgaaaaaggtGAGAAGGACGAAGTGGATGAACTGACGGAACTATTCATTACTAAACTAATTAATGAGGATTCTTCAACAGCTGAAAATCAAGCAAAAATCTCTTCCAGTGTAAATAGTGACTTGCAGGAgaccagctcctgcccctcagagaagcaaaaatcaaacaacctgaaaagagcaaataaagaaaaaaatgtatctcaGAGTAAGAGAAAGAGAGctgagaaaaaagaggaagcaCTGCCCAGTGGTGTGAGTAGCCTGCACAAGGAGGAGGAGACTGCTGTTGCTATTCAAACGGCCGAGGAGCAACCTGCGGCTTTTGACTGGAGCTCGTTCAAGCCAATGGGTTTTGAAGTGTCATTCCTCAAGTTTCTTGAAGAATCTGCtgtgaagcaaaagaaaaactctgAAAGAGAATACCATAGCAGTGGAACCAAAAAAGGATCCCATTCAAACTCTCGGAAAGCCAGCGAGAAGGCCCCCGTAGCAAGCGATAGCGTCTCTTGGTCGTGTTCTGAAACTGAAACCCTTGTGCTGTTTGCCAACCCATCACGGCTTCCATGTGGTGATAATGTAAAGATAGTGTTAGACAAGACTCTTAAAGACTGCACTGAGCATGTGTTGAAGCAGCTTCAGGAAATGAGACCTGTGGTCAGTTTGAGAAAGCTGGAAGGACGTTGGGAGGATAATCCAGAGGTTATAGCTGCAAAAGTAATTGTTTTGGGTACTGAGGAAGGGGaatcaaaatactga